A genomic window from Brassica oleracea var. oleracea cultivar TO1000 chromosome C8, BOL, whole genome shotgun sequence includes:
- the LOC106309453 gene encoding syntaxin-125, with translation MNDLFSNSFKRNRAQFGDVEAGQETMNLDKFFEDVENVKDDMKGIETLYKKLQDSNEECKTVHNAKKVKELRAKMDGDVGQVLKRVKMIKQKLEALEKANANSRNVPGCGPGSSTDRTRSSVVSGLGKKLKDLMDSFQGLRARMNDEYKETVERRYFTITGEQADEQTIDNLIASGESENFLQKAIQEQGRGQIMDTISEIQERHDAVKEIEKNLLELHQVFLDMAALVEAQGQQLNNIESHVAKASSFVRRGTDQLQDAREYQKSSRKWTCYAIILFIVVFILLLIPALPHIMLMLK, from the exons ATGAATGACTTATTCTCAAATTCATTCAAGAGGAACCGGGCTCAATTTGGCGATGTTGAAGCAGGTCAAGAAACGATGAACCTCGATAAATTCTTCGAGGATGTCGAGAATGTGAAGGATGACATGAAAGGAATCGAGACTCTTTATAAGAAGCTTCAAGACTCTAACGAAGAATGCAAGACGGTTCACAATGCCAAGAAGGTGAAGGAGCTACGAGCTAAGATGGATGGAGACGTAGGTCAGGTCCTTAAGAGGGTCAAAATGATTAAGCAGAAGCTCGAAGCCCTAGAGAAAGCTAACGCTAATAGCCGTAATGTCCCTGGTTGTGGGCCCGGTTCATCTACGGATAGGACTCGGTCGTCTGTGGTTAGCGGTCTCGGGAAGAAGCTCAAGGACTTGATGGATAGTTTCCAGGGTCTACGCGCAAGAATGAACGATGAGTATAAAGAAACCGTAGAGCGCAG GTATTTTACAATAACGGGAGAACAAGCTGACGAGCAAACAATAGATAACTTGATTGCAAGCGGTGAGAGTGAAAATTTTCTCCAAAAAGCGATTCAAGAGCAAGGAAGAGGTCAGATCATGGACACTATATCTGAGATCCAAGAAAGGCATGATGCAGTGAAGGAGATTGAGAAGAATCTACTCGAGTTGCACCAAGTTTTCTTGGACATGGCGGCTCTAGTGGAAGCGCAAGGGCAGCAACTGAATAATATAGAGAGTCATGTGGCAAAGGCAAGTTCGTTTGTGAGAAGAGGGACTGATCAGCTCCAAGATGCTAGGGAGTACCAAAAGAGCTCGAGGAAATGGACTTGTTACGCCATTATTCTCTTTATCGTTGTTTTTATCCTTCTTCTTATTCCTGCTTTACCCCATATTATGCTCATGTTGAAGTGA
- the LOC106309446 gene encoding katanin p80 WD40 repeat-containing subunit B1 homolog isoform X2 translates to MAKRGYKLQEFLAHSANVNCLSIGKKTSRLLLTGGDDCKVNLWSIGKSTSLTSLCGHTSPIDSVTFNTEEALVLAGASSGVIKLWNLQEAKVVRGFTGHISNCSALEFHPFGQYLASGSSDANLKIWDIRKKGCIQTYKGHTRGISTVKFTPDGRWLVSGGLDNVVKIWDITAGKLLHEFKFHDGPIRSLDFHPLEFLLATGSADRTVKFWDLETFELIGSTRPEATGVRSIAFHPDGQSLFCGLDDGLKVYSWEPVICRDSVDMGWSTLGDMCINENKFVGCSYYRNSVGIWVSDISKLEPYGAGSEDENECMVKRFSALDEQASERMKSGSRGSSSPDYETKEIKNIYVDCGNLKAAIRKSEKQNANDKSSRTRMHSVVDSDSGEESSHSRSESVASSKTSPGMMLRPAHVRKTLAKFEESASVHSGTRKKSSQDVEEETQTRNAEDSTIKGIMYKFEKALSSEPPTDEATRMLHKPPRVQRSSYNNNYNESRRAMSVDSGTLNDSKGGMEYSGDLPASRILCNEDINSQHIVTKTERVVSPEKPGDEQTIKVVSGRTRSLVERFERGEKITHTEEADNTNAVEQDTHKTSRQTGETPVVVSTRRARSTPARVMPIVLNRDSNIKSDESPSTQPARTSSVPVILNQSTNDEPSVTLTQSRTSPARTLPLTLNQATHIVMSRRPRRTSSARVRPMSLSQAVRMTSHECSVTSTRPDRTSPPRVMPTKLNQTDDMASDTSHITSRRRTSPTQMLATPTEIDNLVDMAQDETHVSSQTDSDITENLMQTHEEFLSTLQSRLTKLQIVRHFWERSDVKGAIGALRKLTDQSVQADVISILTDKIEILTLDMFSQLVPVLTSLLGSRTERPVNVSLDMLLKLVAVFGTVIRSTVSAPRIVGVDLHADERIQICQVCSAGLHKIQRILPILARRGGLITRKAQELNLVLQQT, encoded by the exons ATGGCGAAGCGTGGATACAAGCTGC AGGAGTTCCTGGCACATTCAGCAAATGTGAATTGTCTAAGTATCGGAAAGAAGACATCACGTCTCCTTCTAACCGGAGGAGATGACTGCAAGGTCAACCTCTGGTCAATCGGCAAATCTACCTCTCTAACG AGTCTTTGTGGACATACAAGCCCTATTGACTCAGTAACTTTCAACACAGAAGAAGCTTTGGTCCTCGCTGGAGCTTCTTCTGGTGTGATTAAGCTCTGGAATCTACAAGAAGCAAAGG TGGTTCGAGGTTTTACTGGACATATATCAAACTGTTCTGCTCTTGAGTTTCATCCGTTTGGTCAATACCTTGCGTCCGGATCTAGTGACGCAAATCTAAAGATTTGGGATATCAGAAAGAAAGGATGCATCCAAACATACAAAGGTCACACTCGTGGCATTAGTACTGTCAAATTCACTCCTGATGGGCGTTGGTTAGTGTCTGGTGGACTTGACAACGTTGTAAAG ATTTGGGATATAACTGCTGGAAAGCTACTGCATGAGTTTAAGTTTCATGATGGACCTATTCGTTCCCTAGACTTCCACCCTCTTGAGTTTCTCCTAGCCACTG GTTCTGCAGACAGGACAGTGAAGTTCTGGGATTTAGAAACGTTTGAATTGATTGGATCTACTAGACCAGAG GCCACTGGAGTTCGCTCAATTGCTTTTCATCCAGATGGACAATCCCTTTTCTGTGGATTGGATGATGGCTTGAAG GTTTATTCATGGGAACCAGTGATATGCCGGGATAGTGTTGATATGGGATGGTCAACCCTTGGTGACATGTGCATCAACGAAAACAAGTTCGTTGGCTGTTCATATTACCGAAACTCTGTTGGGATTTGGGTCTCAGATATATCG AAACTTGAGCCGTATGGAGCTGGATCTGAGGATGAGAATGAATGCATGGTGAAAAGATTCAGTGCCTTGGATGAGCAGGCTTCTGAGAGAATGAAGAGTGGCTCAAGGGGGAGTTCATCCCCGGACTATGAGACAAAAGAGATAAAGAACATATACGTTGACT GTGGAAATTTAAAAGCGGCTATTAGGAAGAGCGAGAAGCAGAATGCAAATGACAAGTCTTCCAGGACCAGGATGCATAGTGTTGTGGATAGTGATAGTGGGGAAGAATCTTCTCACTCAAGAAGTGAATCTGTCGCTTCCTCAAAAACTAGTCCGGGAATGATGCTAAGACCAGCTCATGTTAGAAAGACTCTAGCAAAGTTTGAAGAATCAGCGTCTGTTCATTCTGGAACTCGGAAGAAAAGCTCACAGGATGTTGAAGAGGAGACACAAACTCGAAATGCTGAAGACTCAACCATCAAGGGGATTATGTACAAGTTTGAAAAAGCTTTATCATCCGAACCACCAACTGATGAAGCAACTC GTATGCTGCATAAGCCACCTCGTGTACAGAGGTCATCCTATAACAACAACTACAATGAGTCAAGACGAGCAATGTCTGTTGATTCTGGAACTTTGAACGACAGCAAAGGTGGAATGGAGTACTCAGGAGACTTGCCGGCAAGTAGAATCTTATGCAACGAGGATATAAATAGCCAGCACATTGTCACCAAAACTGAAAGAGTTGTTTCACCAGAAAAGCCTGGTGATGAACAGACAA TAAAAGTTGTCTCCGGGAGGACACGCTCGTTGGTGGAGAGGTTTGAGAGAGGAGAAAAAATTACTCATACCGAAGAAGCAGATAATACTAATGCAGTGGAGCAAGATACGCATAAGACGTCAAGACAGACAGGTGAAACTCCTGTAGTAGTATCTACACGGCGAGCTAGAAGTACTCCAGCTCGAGTGATGCCTATAGTACTCAACCGAGATAGTAACATAAAATCTGATGAGTCTCCTTCAACACAACCAGCTAGGACTTCTTCAGTTCCAGTGATACTCAACCAGTCTACCAATGATGAGCCTTCTGTAACATTAACACAATCTAGAACCTCTCCAGCCCGGACATTGCCTTTGACACTCAATCAGGCAACACATATTGTTATGTCAAGAAGACCACGTAGGACTTCCTCAGCTCGAGTAAGGCCTATGTCACTTAGTCAGGCAGTGAGAATGACATCCCATGAGTGTTCTGTAACATCAACGCGTCCAGATAGGACTTCTCCTCCCCGTGTAATGCCCACAAAACTCAATCAAACTGATGATATGGCATCGGATACATCTCATATCACATCCAGGCGCCGAACTAGTCCAACTCAGATGCTAGCTACACCCACTGAGATTGATAATCTGGTTGATATGGCTCAGGATGAGACACATGTATCGTCACAAACTGATAGTGACATCACTGAGAATCTAATGCAAACTCATGAGGAGTTCTTAAGCACTCTTCAATCTAGATTGACAAAGTTACAA ATTGTTAGGCATTTTTGGGAACGTAGTGATGTTAAAGGGGCAATAGGGGCTTTGAGAAAGTTGACAGATCAGTCT GTTCAAGCAGATGTGATCAGTATTCTAACAGACAAGATAGAGATTCTTACATTGGATATGTTCTCTCAATTGGTCCCTGTCCTTACAAGCTTATTGGGTAGCAGGACAGAAAG GCCTGTTAATGTGTCCTTGGACATGCTCTTGAAGCTTGTAGCAGTGTTCGGTACAGTTATACGGTCAACTGTCTCAGCTCCAAGGATAGTCGGCGTTGATCTTCATGCGGATGAAAG GATACAAATCTGCCAAGTTTGTTCTGCGGGACTGCACAAGATTCAAAGGATTCTTCCAATTCTCGCAAG AAGAGGCGGTCTAATAACAAGAAAGGCTCAAGAACTAAACCTTGTTCTTCAACAAACATAG
- the LOC106309365 gene encoding uncharacterized protein LOC106309365, protein MFVAPWNSEGSLKIPEISTVPAWVTLQNIPTSCYSRLGISHIASGLGEPMLTHKPRLDPLNIGEAKILVEIELDKSFPKQIALDDKLGNIFLVDVIYSWIPSTCERCGSLGHKAKRCLLKEDKIPPTNEKRSEHKDVDIPVVAIDSFLDNTDSNVQQNCVTPKVPKESIKAKNIISELPNLAVDQILGQELGPQQTVLTLQHVPFQFGKPGASSTDINSSPATTDSVSPRVALPHKDSSATYKSLPDAKVTYSSTLAGTSSAHTSLQVMDDAPSEIIMNEDTTL, encoded by the coding sequence ATGTTTGTGGCTCCTTGGAACTCCGAAGGCTCTTTAAAAATTCCTGAAATCTCCACTGTTCCAGCTTGGGTGACCCTACAAAATATCCCAACCAGCTGCTACTCTAGACTTGGAATCTCGCACATTGCTTCAGGTCTAGGTGAGCCCATGCTTACGCATAAGCCAAGACTTGATCCCTTAAATATTGGAGAGGCTAAGATCTTGGTGGAAATAGAGCTCGACAAGAGTTTCCCCAAACAGATTGCTTTGGACGATAAGCTTGGTAACATATTTTTAGTTGATGTGATCTACTCTTGGATTCCATCAACTTGTGAAAGATGTGGGAGTCTAGGTCACAAAGCGAAGAGGTGTTTACTAAAGGAAGACAAGATTCCACCAACAAATGAAAAAAGATCTGAACACAAGGATGTGGATATCCCAGTGGTTGCTATAGACTCCTTCTTGGATAATACTGATTCTAATGTCCAGCAGAATTGTGTCACTCCTAAGGTGCCAAAAGAGAGTATCAAGGCCAAAAACATCATAAGTGAGCTGCCTAATCTAGCAGTAGATCAGATTCTAGGACAAGAGCTTGGTCCTCAACAAACTGTCCTTACACTTCAACATGTTCCCTTTCAATTCGGGAAGCCAGGAGCGTCCTCAACGGACATTAATTCTTCACCAGCAACTACTGACTCTGTGTCTCCTCGGGTAGCTCTTCCTCACAAGGATAGCTCTGCTACTTATAAATCACTTCCGGATGCAAAGGTTACCTATTCTTCTACACTAGCAGGTACATCATCTGCTCACACTTCTTTACAAGTTATGGACGATGCTCCATCAGAAATTATCATGAATGAGGATACAACACTCTGA
- the LOC106309446 gene encoding katanin p80 WD40 repeat-containing subunit B1 homolog isoform X1: MAKRGYKLQEFLAHSANVNCLSIGKKTSRLLLTGGDDCKVNLWSIGKSTSLTSLCGHTSPIDSVTFNTEEALVLAGASSGVIKLWNLQEAKVVRGFTGHISNCSALEFHPFGQYLASGSSDANLKIWDIRKKGCIQTYKGHTRGISTVKFTPDGRWLVSGGLDNVVKIWDITAGKLLHEFKFHDGPIRSLDFHPLEFLLATGSADRTVKFWDLETFELIGSTRPEATGVRSIAFHPDGQSLFCGLDDGLKVYSWEPVICRDSVDMGWSTLGDMCINENKFVGCSYYRNSVGIWVSDISKLEPYGAGSEDENECMVKRFSALDEQASERMKSGSRGSSSPDYETKEIKNIYVDSIGGNLKAAIRKSEKQNANDKSSRTRMHSVVDSDSGEESSHSRSESVASSKTSPGMMLRPAHVRKTLAKFEESASVHSGTRKKSSQDVEEETQTRNAEDSTIKGIMYKFEKALSSEPPTDEATRMLHKPPRVQRSSYNNNYNESRRAMSVDSGTLNDSKGGMEYSGDLPASRILCNEDINSQHIVTKTERVVSPEKPGDEQTIKVVSGRTRSLVERFERGEKITHTEEADNTNAVEQDTHKTSRQTGETPVVVSTRRARSTPARVMPIVLNRDSNIKSDESPSTQPARTSSVPVILNQSTNDEPSVTLTQSRTSPARTLPLTLNQATHIVMSRRPRRTSSARVRPMSLSQAVRMTSHECSVTSTRPDRTSPPRVMPTKLNQTDDMASDTSHITSRRRTSPTQMLATPTEIDNLVDMAQDETHVSSQTDSDITENLMQTHEEFLSTLQSRLTKLQIVRHFWERSDVKGAIGALRKLTDQSVQADVISILTDKIEILTLDMFSQLVPVLTSLLGSRTERPVNVSLDMLLKLVAVFGTVIRSTVSAPRIVGVDLHADERIQICQVCSAGLHKIQRILPILARRGGLITRKAQELNLVLQQT; encoded by the exons ATGGCGAAGCGTGGATACAAGCTGC AGGAGTTCCTGGCACATTCAGCAAATGTGAATTGTCTAAGTATCGGAAAGAAGACATCACGTCTCCTTCTAACCGGAGGAGATGACTGCAAGGTCAACCTCTGGTCAATCGGCAAATCTACCTCTCTAACG AGTCTTTGTGGACATACAAGCCCTATTGACTCAGTAACTTTCAACACAGAAGAAGCTTTGGTCCTCGCTGGAGCTTCTTCTGGTGTGATTAAGCTCTGGAATCTACAAGAAGCAAAGG TGGTTCGAGGTTTTACTGGACATATATCAAACTGTTCTGCTCTTGAGTTTCATCCGTTTGGTCAATACCTTGCGTCCGGATCTAGTGACGCAAATCTAAAGATTTGGGATATCAGAAAGAAAGGATGCATCCAAACATACAAAGGTCACACTCGTGGCATTAGTACTGTCAAATTCACTCCTGATGGGCGTTGGTTAGTGTCTGGTGGACTTGACAACGTTGTAAAG ATTTGGGATATAACTGCTGGAAAGCTACTGCATGAGTTTAAGTTTCATGATGGACCTATTCGTTCCCTAGACTTCCACCCTCTTGAGTTTCTCCTAGCCACTG GTTCTGCAGACAGGACAGTGAAGTTCTGGGATTTAGAAACGTTTGAATTGATTGGATCTACTAGACCAGAG GCCACTGGAGTTCGCTCAATTGCTTTTCATCCAGATGGACAATCCCTTTTCTGTGGATTGGATGATGGCTTGAAG GTTTATTCATGGGAACCAGTGATATGCCGGGATAGTGTTGATATGGGATGGTCAACCCTTGGTGACATGTGCATCAACGAAAACAAGTTCGTTGGCTGTTCATATTACCGAAACTCTGTTGGGATTTGGGTCTCAGATATATCG AAACTTGAGCCGTATGGAGCTGGATCTGAGGATGAGAATGAATGCATGGTGAAAAGATTCAGTGCCTTGGATGAGCAGGCTTCTGAGAGAATGAAGAGTGGCTCAAGGGGGAGTTCATCCCCGGACTATGAGACAAAAGAGATAAAGAACATATACGTTGACT CCATAGGTGGAAATTTAAAAGCGGCTATTAGGAAGAGCGAGAAGCAGAATGCAAATGACAAGTCTTCCAGGACCAGGATGCATAGTGTTGTGGATAGTGATAGTGGGGAAGAATCTTCTCACTCAAGAAGTGAATCTGTCGCTTCCTCAAAAACTAGTCCGGGAATGATGCTAAGACCAGCTCATGTTAGAAAGACTCTAGCAAAGTTTGAAGAATCAGCGTCTGTTCATTCTGGAACTCGGAAGAAAAGCTCACAGGATGTTGAAGAGGAGACACAAACTCGAAATGCTGAAGACTCAACCATCAAGGGGATTATGTACAAGTTTGAAAAAGCTTTATCATCCGAACCACCAACTGATGAAGCAACTC GTATGCTGCATAAGCCACCTCGTGTACAGAGGTCATCCTATAACAACAACTACAATGAGTCAAGACGAGCAATGTCTGTTGATTCTGGAACTTTGAACGACAGCAAAGGTGGAATGGAGTACTCAGGAGACTTGCCGGCAAGTAGAATCTTATGCAACGAGGATATAAATAGCCAGCACATTGTCACCAAAACTGAAAGAGTTGTTTCACCAGAAAAGCCTGGTGATGAACAGACAA TAAAAGTTGTCTCCGGGAGGACACGCTCGTTGGTGGAGAGGTTTGAGAGAGGAGAAAAAATTACTCATACCGAAGAAGCAGATAATACTAATGCAGTGGAGCAAGATACGCATAAGACGTCAAGACAGACAGGTGAAACTCCTGTAGTAGTATCTACACGGCGAGCTAGAAGTACTCCAGCTCGAGTGATGCCTATAGTACTCAACCGAGATAGTAACATAAAATCTGATGAGTCTCCTTCAACACAACCAGCTAGGACTTCTTCAGTTCCAGTGATACTCAACCAGTCTACCAATGATGAGCCTTCTGTAACATTAACACAATCTAGAACCTCTCCAGCCCGGACATTGCCTTTGACACTCAATCAGGCAACACATATTGTTATGTCAAGAAGACCACGTAGGACTTCCTCAGCTCGAGTAAGGCCTATGTCACTTAGTCAGGCAGTGAGAATGACATCCCATGAGTGTTCTGTAACATCAACGCGTCCAGATAGGACTTCTCCTCCCCGTGTAATGCCCACAAAACTCAATCAAACTGATGATATGGCATCGGATACATCTCATATCACATCCAGGCGCCGAACTAGTCCAACTCAGATGCTAGCTACACCCACTGAGATTGATAATCTGGTTGATATGGCTCAGGATGAGACACATGTATCGTCACAAACTGATAGTGACATCACTGAGAATCTAATGCAAACTCATGAGGAGTTCTTAAGCACTCTTCAATCTAGATTGACAAAGTTACAA ATTGTTAGGCATTTTTGGGAACGTAGTGATGTTAAAGGGGCAATAGGGGCTTTGAGAAAGTTGACAGATCAGTCT GTTCAAGCAGATGTGATCAGTATTCTAACAGACAAGATAGAGATTCTTACATTGGATATGTTCTCTCAATTGGTCCCTGTCCTTACAAGCTTATTGGGTAGCAGGACAGAAAG GCCTGTTAATGTGTCCTTGGACATGCTCTTGAAGCTTGTAGCAGTGTTCGGTACAGTTATACGGTCAACTGTCTCAGCTCCAAGGATAGTCGGCGTTGATCTTCATGCGGATGAAAG GATACAAATCTGCCAAGTTTGTTCTGCGGGACTGCACAAGATTCAAAGGATTCTTCCAATTCTCGCAAG AAGAGGCGGTCTAATAACAAGAAAGGCTCAAGAACTAAACCTTGTTCTTCAACAAACATAG
- the LOC106309451 gene encoding sugar transport protein 1: MPAGGFVAGDGQKAYPGKLTPFVLFTCVVAAMGGLIFGYDIGISGGVTSMPSFLRRFFPSVYRKQQEDATTNQYCQYDSPKLTLFTSSLYLAALISSLVASTVTRKFGRRLSMLFGGILFCAGALINGFAKHVWMLIVGRILLGFGIGFANQSVPLYLSEMAPYKYRGALNIGFQLSITIGILVAEVLNYFFAKIKGGWGWRLSLGGAVVPALIITLGSLVLPDTPNSMIERGQHEKAKTKLRRIRGVDDVSQEFDDLVAASKESQSIEHPWTNLLRRKYRPHLTMAIMIPFFQQLTGINVIMFYAPVLFNTIGFTTDASLMSAVVTGSVNVAATLVSIYGVDKWGRRFLFLEGGTQMLICQAVVAACIGAKFGVDGTPGELPKWYAIVVVTFICIYVAGFAWSWGPLGWLVPSEIFPLEIRSAAQSITVSVNMIFTFIIAQIFLTMLCHLKFGLFLVFAFFVVVMSIFVYIFLPETKGIPIEEMGQVWRSHWYWSRFVEDGEYGNGLQMGKSSNQGTKHV; the protein is encoded by the exons ATGCCTGCCGGTGGATTTGTCGCCGGAGATGGCCAAAAGGCTTATCCCGGCAAACTCACTCCCTTTGTTCTCTTCACTTGCGTCGTCGCTGCCATGGGTGGTCTCATCTTCGGATACGATATTGGTATCTCTG GTGGTGTGACGTCGATGCCGTCTTTTCTCCGTCGATTTTTCCCGTCGGTTTACCGTAAACAGCAAGAAGACGCGACAACGAATCAGTACTGTCAATACGATAGTCCTAAGCTTACGCTGTTCACTTCGTCGTTGTATTTGGCAGCGCTAATTTCGTCGCTGGTGGCTTCCACCGTGACGAGGAAGTTCGGACGACGGCTCTCGATGCTCTTCGGCGGTATACTCTTCTGCGCCGGAGCTCTCATCAATGGCTTTGCTAAACACGTTTGGATGCTCATCGTCGGCCGTATCTTGCTTGGTTTTGGTATCGGTTTCGCTAATCAG TCTGTGCCACTATACCTATCTGAAATGGCTCCATACAAATATAGAGGAGCGCTAAACATCGGCTTCCAGCTTTCGATTACTATCGGAATCCTAGTAGCCGAAGTACTCAACTACTTCTTTGCCAAAATCAAAGGCGGCTGGGGATGGCGGCTCAGTCTCGGTGGTGCGGTGGTCCCTGCTCTTATCATAACACTCGGCTCCTTGGTCCTCCCTGACACTCCTAACTCAATGATCGAGCGAGGCCAGCACGAGAAGGCAAAAACCAAGCTCAGAAGAATCCGTGGCGTCGATGACGTCAGCCAAGAGTTTGACGATTTAGTAGCAGCTAGTAAAGAGTCTCAGTCGATAGAGCATCCGTGGACAAACCTCCTCCGCCGTAAGTACCGGCCTCATCTCACCATGGCCATTATGATTCCTTTCTTTCAGCAGCTCACTGGAATCAATGTGATTATGTTTTACGCTCCCGTTTTGTTCAACACCATTGGTTTCACGACCGATGCGTCTCTCATGTCAGCCGTGGTAACTGGCTCGGTTAACGTCGCCGCCACGCTTGTGTCGATCTACGGTGTTGACAAGTGGGGACGTAGGTTTCTCTTTCTTGAAGGCGGTACACAAATGCTAATATGCCAG GCTGTGGTTGCTGCATGCATCGGGGCCAAGTTTGGGGTAGACGGGACCCCTGGTGAGCTACCAAAGTGGTATGCTATAGTGGTTGTAACGTTTATATGCATCTATGTGGCGGGTTTCGCGTGGTCATGGGGTCCGCTAGGGTGGTTAGTACCTAGTGAGATCTTCCCGTTGGAGATAAGGTCGGCGGCGCAGAGTATCACGGTGTCGGTGAACATGATCTTCACGTTTATAATAGCGCAGATTTTCTTGACGATGCTTTGCCATTTGAAATTCGGTTTATTCCTTGTGTTTGCCTTCTTCGTTGTGGTGATGTCGATCTTTGTCTACATATTCTTGCCGGAGACGAAAGGGATTCCGATAGAGGAAATGGGACAAGTGTGGAGGTCACATTGGTATTGGTCAAGGTTTGTGGAGGATGGTGAGTATGGAAATGGGCTTCAGATGGGCAAGAGCAGCAACCAAGGAACTAAACATGTTTGA
- the LOC106309452 gene encoding endonuclease 1-like: MASAFRSSTALVLVFGVAVLCSVTPVQGWSKEGHILTCRIAQNLLEAGPAHAVKNLLPDYVKGDLSVLCVWPDQIRYWYKYRWTSPLHYIDTPDQACSYEYDRDCHDQHGLKDMCVDGAIQNFTSQLQHYSEGISDPRYNMTEALLFLSHFVGDIHQPMHVGFTSDEGGNTIKLRWYRHKSNLHHVWDREIILTALKEYYDKDLDLLQEDLEKNITNGLWKDDISSWTECKDLLACPHTYASESIELACKYGYEGVKSGVTLSEEYFDTRMPIVMKRIVQGGLRLAMVLNRIFSDNHADVAAT, from the exons ATGGCATCGGCTTTTAGATCATCTACGGCGTTGGTTCTTGTATTTGGTGTAGCGGTTTTGTGTTCCGTTACTCCTGTCCAAGGTTGGAGTAAAGAAGGTCATATTCTTACATGCCGGATTGCTCAA AATCTTTTAGAAGCAGGACCGGCACATGCCGTCAAGAATTTATTACCGGATTACGTGAAAGGAGATTTATCGGTATTGTGTGTGTGGCCTGACCAGATTCGATATTGGTATAAGTACCGTTGGACCAGCCCTCTCCATTACATCGACACTCCTGACCAAGCCTGCTCTTACGAATACGACA GGGATTGTCATGATCAACATGGGTTAAAGGATATGTGTGTGGACGGAGCAATACAAAATTTCACGTCTCAGCTTCAGCATTACAGCGAAGGAATATCTGATCCTCGAT ATAACATGACCGAAGCCCTTTTGTTCTTGTCTCATTTTGTGGGAGATATTCATCAG CCGATGCATGTCGGATTCACAAGCGATGAAGGAGGAAACACGATAAAATTACGCTGGTACAGACACAAATCAAATTTACATCAT GTATGGGACAGGGAGATCATTCTCACGGCTCTAAAAGAATACTACGACAAGGACTTGGATCTTCTCCAAGAAGATCTTGAGAAGAACATCACCAAT GGATTATGGAAAGACGATATATCTTCGTGGACAGAATGCAAAGATCTTCTCGCTTGTCCACACAC GTATGCTTCTGAGAGTATAGAGTTAGCTTGTAAATATGGATATGAAGGCGTGAAGTCAGGTGTAACACTATCAG AGGAGTATTTCGATACAAGGATGCCAATAGTGATGAAGAGAATTGTTCAGGGAGGACTTAGACTAGCCATGGTACTAAACCGGATTTTTAGTGATAACCATGCTGATGTTGCTGCCACTTGA